A single Nisaea sp. DNA region contains:
- a CDS encoding CaiB/BaiF CoA-transferase family protein, whose translation MRLPLEGLTVLALEQAVAAPFCTSRLADAGARVIKIERPEGDFARGYDDVAQGQSSYFVWLNRGKESVVLNLASDEGKAEFRELVSQADILVQNLKPGALSRLGFPIEELRRTYPRLIMLSISGYGDEGPLAVRKAYDLLIQAESGLCSITGGAEEPARVGVSIVDIATGQTAHAAVLEAVIARSISGEGADIRISMFDVMADWMTVPLLNHEGGKTPKRMGLRHPSIAPYGVFQTRDGISLLISIQSDREWASLCRHVLGDDSAIADDRFATNVVRVQNRPETDGLVAQAFGARDAAVLEEMLDGAAIAFARVNDTGALSSHPHLRRITVDTPEGPVSYPAPAAIFIGAPPRSYGPVPGIGERPVSEAK comes from the coding sequence ATGAGACTTCCTCTTGAAGGACTGACTGTTCTTGCGCTTGAACAGGCCGTGGCCGCGCCGTTCTGTACATCCCGCCTCGCCGATGCCGGCGCACGGGTTATCAAGATCGAGCGGCCGGAGGGTGATTTCGCCCGGGGTTATGATGACGTGGCGCAAGGGCAGAGCAGCTATTTCGTCTGGCTCAACCGCGGCAAGGAATCCGTGGTGCTGAACCTTGCCTCGGACGAGGGCAAGGCTGAATTTCGAGAACTGGTCTCACAGGCGGACATACTGGTCCAGAACCTGAAGCCGGGGGCGCTGTCCCGGCTCGGTTTTCCCATTGAGGAGCTGCGCCGCACCTATCCGCGCCTGATCATGCTCTCGATCAGCGGATACGGAGACGAGGGGCCGCTTGCCGTGCGCAAGGCCTACGACCTGTTGATCCAGGCTGAATCCGGGCTCTGCTCCATCACTGGCGGGGCGGAGGAGCCGGCGCGGGTCGGTGTCTCAATCGTCGATATCGCGACCGGCCAGACCGCCCATGCGGCCGTGCTCGAAGCCGTGATCGCCCGCTCGATCAGCGGTGAGGGCGCGGATATCCGAATCTCGATGTTCGATGTGATGGCCGACTGGATGACCGTGCCGCTGCTCAATCATGAAGGCGGCAAGACGCCGAAACGAATGGGGCTTCGGCACCCCTCGATTGCGCCGTACGGTGTGTTCCAGACACGGGACGGCATCTCCCTCCTGATCTCTATCCAGAGCGATCGGGAGTGGGCCAGTCTCTGCCGTCACGTCCTCGGCGACGACAGCGCGATCGCCGATGACCGCTTCGCCACGAATGTTGTCCGGGTACAAAATCGACCGGAAACGGATGGGCTTGTCGCGCAGGCCTTCGGCGCAAGAGACGCGGCGGTATTGGAAGAGATGCTGGATGGCGCAGCCATTGCCTTTGCCAGGGTGAACGACACGGGCGCGCTGTCCTCTCATCCGCATCTGCGCCGGATCACCGTTGATACGCCGGAAGGGCCGGTCTCCTATCCGGCCCCGGCCGCGATCTTTATTGGCGCACCGCCGCGCAGCTACGGCCCGGTTCCGGGGATTGGTGAGCGGCCGGTTTCTGAGGCTAAATGA